GTTGCCGGCCGGGTGCTGGCAGCTCGCGCTGCTGCCGTCGCATTGATCCAGCGTGCACGGGTTCCCGTCCGACGTGCAGCTCGTTCCCGCCGCACTCCTGACGTCCGCCGGACAGGAGGTGCTCGTGCCATTGCAGCTCTCGGCCGGATCGCACTCACCGCCTGAGGCGCGGCAGACCGCCCCCGAGTTGCCGGCCGGGTGCTGGCAGCTCACGCTGCTGCCGTCGCATTGATCCAGCGTGCACGGGTTCCCGTCCGACGTGCAGCTGGTTCCCGCCGGGCTCCTGGCGTCCGCCGGACAAGAGGTGCTCGTGCCATCGCAGCTTTCAGCCGGGTCGCACTCACCACCTGAGGGGCGGCAAGTCGACCCCGCCGGGCTCTTGGCATCCGCTGGACAGGTACCGCTCGCTCCGTCACAGGTCTCAGCCGGGTCACACTCACCGCCCGAGGCGCGGCACGTGGCCCCCGCGTTGCCGGCCGGGTGCTGGCAGCTCACGCTGCTGCCGTCGCATTGATCGAGCGTGCACGGGTTCCCGTCCGACGTGCAGCTGGTTCCCGCCGGACTCCTGGCGTCCGCCGGACAGGAGGTGCTCGTGCCATTGCAGCTCTCGGCTGGATCGCACTCACCGCCTGAGGCGCGGCACGTGGCCCCCGCGTTGCCGGCCGGGTGCTGGCAGCTCACGTTGCTGCCGTCGCACTGATCGAGCGTGCAGGGGTTCCCGTCCGACGTGCAGCTGGTTCCCGCCGGACTCCTGGCGTCCGCCGGACAAGAGGTGCTCGTGCCATTGCAGCTCTCGGCCGGATCGCACTCACCGCCTGAGGCGCGGCACGCCGCCCCCGCGTTGCCGGCCGGGTGCTGGCAGCTCACGTTGCTGCCGTCGCACTGATCGAACGTGCAGGGGTTCCCGTCCGACGTGCAGCTCGTTCCCGCCGCACTCCTGGCGTCCGCCGGACAGGAGGTGCTCGTGCCATTGCAGCTCTCGGCCGGATCGCACTCACCGCCTGAGGCGCGGCACGTGGCCCCCGCGTTGCCGGCCGGGTGCTGGCAGCTCACGCTGCTGCCGTCGCATTGATCCAGCGTGCACGGGTTCCCGTCCGACGTGCAGCTGGTTCCCGCCGGACTCCTGGCGTCCGCCGGACAAGAGGTGCTCGTGCCATTGCAGCTCTCGGCTGGATCGCACTCACCGCCCGAGGCGCGGCACGTGGCCCCCGCGTTGCCGGCCGGGTGCTGGCAGCTCGCGCTGCTGCCGTCGCATTGATCCAGCGTGCACGGGTTCCCGTCCGACGTGCAGCTCGTTCCCGCCGCACTCCTGGCGTCCGCCGGACAAGAGGTGCTCGTGCCATTGCAGCTCTCGGCCGGATCGCAAGGACCGGTCGACGCACGGCAGACGGTACCGGCAGGTCCTGCGGTGCCGCCGGTGCAGATCTTTCCGCCTCCACCCTGCGGGTTCTGGCACGTCTCGCCCACGGTGCACGGGTTGCCGTCATCGCACGGATCCCCTACCTGTTTACCCGCACAGGGGCTGTCGCTAGCTGCAACCGTCGTCTGCGACTGAGAAGGTTCCGGTTGAAACTCATCCGCAGCCGCACTCAGCGCGCGATCACCGCGGGGTTTCGGCGCTTCCTGCAGCAACAGATCGACTGCCTCACCCGGTTGCCAGCCCGCGCCGGTGATCATCACCGTCTCGCCTGCGGTGACACCGCCGGCCACCAGCACGCGTCCGTCCTGCAGGACAGCCGAACTGCTGGCGAAGAGCTGCGCGCTCGCCGATTGACCATCGGCCCCTTCGCCCCCGGTGATGGTGGTCTGTGGCACATCCGCGCTCACCCGCAGCCCCATACTTAGGAGGCAGGCGACGATCGCGCCCCGCGTTATGATGTAGCGCTGCACGGCTGGAAGCCTCCTGAGTTGTTCCGTAGGATCCCCACCCTGAAACGCCTTAAAGGTGCCCCGGAAGCGGCACCTGACAGTTAGGTGATTGCCGGAACGCTGAGGGGTAAGATCCCTGATAATGAGCCGGCCGCGCGGCCTTTTGCGTCCGCACCGTTCACGGGACTGGGTCAGGCCGCGCCCGATGGCGAGGGGAATAGACGATCAGATCCGGGGGGGGTGCCTTAGCCCTGGAGGCGATCCAGTCGTCCACGACTCGCTCCAGGATACCGAGGGCAGGACATCGTTGGTCAGGGCGACGTTGTGGAACTGCCGGATGGCGAAGTCCTTGCCGAGCCGCGCCATCGCCTTCTGCCGCAGATCGAGGATTGGAGGGGATTGTCCTTAGCTCTGAATCCCTGCCCCACCCCATTTGAGGCCAAGGACGCTCCTGGATTGCGAAGACCTGGCGAGTGCGTAGAATGGTGGAGGCGGCGGGAGTCGAATCCGCGTCCGGAAGCGAGCTGCGTGGGATCGACCTCACCGTGCGCTGCCACCTTGGCTGCAGTCGCCCGCCGCCGCCGCGGCCAACGTCACCCTTCCGACGTCGAAGCATAGAACGACGCGCCACGGACGTTCTCGTCGATCTCGAGCGGGCTCTGGATGGCTGGAAAGGCGCGCTGCTCGCAATTCATGCGATCGCACAGGCGGCAGGTGACGCCGACCGGAACCGCCGCGGGTTTCCCGAGGTCGACGCCGTCCGAGTACACCAGGTCGCCGGCATACTGGACCGGGCAACCGATGTTGATGGCGTGGACCGCGCGCTGCGCGTGGTAGCCGCCGCTCTCGCGGCTCAGGGTGCGCGCCACGTCGAAGTAGGTCGTGCCGTCCGGCATCCGCGACAGCTGCACCCGGGTCATCCCGGGCGTCAGGAAGGCGGCGTGGACGTTCCAGAGCGGGCAGGCGCCGCTGAAGCGGGCGATCCGGATGCCGGAGCCGCTGAACCGCTTCGAGATGTTGCCGGCGACATCGACGCGCAGGAAATGGAACGGTATGCCTTCGGCGCGCGGCCGGCGGAGCGTCGTCAGGCGGTGGCAGACCTGCTCGATGCTGGTCCGGAAGCGATGGCCGAGCAGGTCGATGTCGTAGCGCTCCTCCTGAGCCGCCTTGAGCAAGCGATCGTAAGGCATGAGGACGGCCGCGGCGAAATAGTTCGCCATCGCCACCCGGCAGAGCGAACGGGCCGCCTCGGTCTGCAGCGGTGAGTCGTCCGCGAGACGCTCGAGAACATCCGAGAGCGCGAGCAGGCCCACCTGGTGGGCCAGCTGGAAATTGCGGCTGCCCCGGCGCAGCACTTCCGACAGAAGGAGCTCCGACCGCCCCGGATCGAATCTCCGGATGGCGCCGTGCATCGCCCCGATCTTCTCGATCCGGACCCTGACGCCGCGGACCTGCTCGAGGTACTGGGCGAGGGCCTGGAACAGATCCTTTCCCTCCAGCCCCGCCTCCCGCCAGAGCCTTTCGGCCCCTTCCTCCAGCTCGGGAAAGTAGTTCATGCGGCGCTGGATGAAGTCGCTGACCTCCTCGGAGGGAAGGCGGGAGATCTCGACCCCCTTCAGCTCCTGCCCCTCCGAGAGACGCTCCGACAGGATCCCGGCCGAGGTCCGGGCCCCCTGGTAGGCGTGATAGAGATCCAGCAACGCCCGGGCGACGGTGGGCGAATGCCCGACCTGGTCGCGCACGTCCGCCGGTGTCAGGCTCAGACGCTCGAACATCGGATCGCCGAGGACCTCCAGGAGGTCCGCCACCAGACGCTCGTCCTCACCCCCAGCGAACGATTTCAAATCGAGCTGAAACTCCTGGGCAAGCCGGAGGAGAACCTGGGCGCTCAGAGGGCGCTGGTTGTGTTCGATGAGGTTGAGGTAGCTGGCCGATATGCCGAGGCGCTCGGCCATTTTCGCCTGGCTCAGCCCCGCACTCCGCCGAAGCGCCCTGATCCTAGAGCCCAGCCGCAGCCTGTCCTGGACCATTGTCTCCCCCGGATATCCCGCGTGCGCCTCGTGAACCGATCCAAATGTAACGACTTTACAGATTTTCGCAAGTATCTTTACACGTCCTGCTCGACTTAACTCCTTGTCTTTCAGTTTCTTATTGCTTATCTGTCGGGTAAAGCCACAATCATGCATGCGTCATTGGAGGTGAATTCCATGTCACAGAGCACGGCAGAGTTGCCGCAGATCGAACCCGGGGTCGTTCTCCAGAGGGAGCCCTCGTCCGGCTCGGATGAGGTTCTGACACCGGCCGCGCTCGCCTTCATCGCCGGTCTGGCGCGTCGATTCGCGCCGCGAGTGCGGCAGATTCTGGAAAGCCGCAGTGAGGCGCAGGCGCGCTATGACGCCGGAGAGCGGCCCGATTTCCTGGAGGCGACCCGCGAGATCCGCGAGGACCACTGGACCGTGGCCCCGCTTCCGGCCGACCTTCTGGATCGACGCGTGGAGATCACCGGTCCGGCCGAGGCGAAGATGGTCATCAACGGTCTCAATTCCGGCGCCAACGCGTTCATGGCGGACTTCGAGGACTCGCTGTCGCCCACCTGGGACAACGTGATCCGGGGACAAGTCGTCCTGAAGCAGGCCGTGGAAGGAACGATACGCCACCTCGATCCGGCCACGGGCAAGGAATACTCCCTCGGGGATCGGCTCGCGACCCTCATGGTGAGGCCGCGTGGTTGGCACCTCGTGGAGAGGCACCTTGAAGTGGACGGTCGTCCCGTGCCGGCCGCCTTGTTCGATTTCGGCCTGTTCTTCTTCCACAACGCCCGCCGTCTCCTGGCGCAGGGTTCCGGGCCGTATTTCTATCTGCCGAAGCTGCAGGGGCATCTCGAGGCCCGTCTGTGGAACGACGTGTTCCTGTACGCCCAGAAGGAATTGAACCTGCCGCGTGGAAGCATCCGGGCCACCGTCCTCATCGAGACGCTGCCCGCCGCCCTGG
The sequence above is drawn from the Candidatus Dormiibacterota bacterium genome and encodes:
- a CDS encoding short-chain fatty acyl-CoA regulator family protein; this encodes MVQDRLRLGSRIRALRRSAGLSQAKMAERLGISASYLNLIEHNQRPLSAQVLLRLAQEFQLDLKSFAGGEDERLVADLLEVLGDPMFERLSLTPADVRDQVGHSPTVARALLDLYHAYQGARTSAGILSERLSEGQELKGVEISRLPSEEVSDFIQRRMNYFPELEEGAERLWREAGLEGKDLFQALAQYLEQVRGVRVRIEKIGAMHGAIRRFDPGRSELLLSEVLRRGSRNFQLAHQVGLLALSDVLERLADDSPLQTEAARSLCRVAMANYFAAAVLMPYDRLLKAAQEERYDIDLLGHRFRTSIEQVCHRLTTLRRPRAEGIPFHFLRVDVAGNISKRFSGSGIRIARFSGACPLWNVHAAFLTPGMTRVQLSRMPDGTTYFDVARTLSRESGGYHAQRAVHAINIGCPVQYAGDLVYSDGVDLGKPAAVPVGVTCRLCDRMNCEQRAFPAIQSPLEIDENVRGASFYASTSEG